In bacterium, the following proteins share a genomic window:
- a CDS encoding helix-turn-helix domain-containing protein, with product MLLFTVALSLDEQAPWQWGPTSLWLDMKFASDPAILKYTHVRASDSMVALMLGKTLILGSPPGKWVDPKHFEKNDKPARCSTMYEKRHVIEALCRFKGNQKKAADYLGVNRKTVWRWIRKYNLRKELP from the coding sequence ATGCTGCTTTTTACGGTTGCATTGAGCCTGGATGAACAAGCTCCCTGGCAATGGGGACCAACATCATTATGGTTGGACATGAAATTTGCCAGTGATCCGGCTATCCTGAAATACACGCATGTACGGGCATCTGATTCGATGGTCGCGTTGATGCTCGGCAAAACCTTGATCCTTGGGTCGCCTCCGGGGAAATGGGTGGACCCGAAGCACTTTGAGAAGAATGACAAGCCGGCCCGATGCAGCACAATGTACGAGAAAAGGCACGTCATCGAAGCACTTTGCCGGTTCAAAGGCAATCAAAAAAAGGCAGCTGATTATCTCGGCGTGAATCGCAAGACAGTCTGGCGCTGGATCCGGAAATACAATCTCAGAAAGGAACTGCCATGA